ttaacataataaattaaatgtttttataataaaataatgtgtAATTGATAATTGCAGTTGCATTAGTACATGGAGAATTAATCTGCCACCACCGAATTATGGACCCCTCCACTTGCCCATTTCATGCACCAAAAGATGCTCACTTCCCTATTCTATGCATTTGTCTGTCACACAAACCTGCCCCCATTTAAATTCACTAtgcaatttttctttattaattattatggcACGCATCTCAAAATTAACATTTTCTTGGAATTAAATTCCCTGacaatatcattttttattttttattaaataagatGTGGCATTGCATAGTGCGCTTGTACTGTCCAGCTGGCTCTGCCATCTGCAAagtaaaacaaaaaacaaacaaGATAAAGTGATCCCCACCTCTCTCATAATTCTCATTTTTCTCACTCTCTCGTTTATGTAATTCACTTTACTTTCCTCTTTTTATCGTTCACAACGGCTTAAATCTTACACGTTTCTTTCACATACAGCGTGTAGCATGTTCGATATACGTAAGCGAGTGTTTGTCATTTTGTCTAAAGGAGAGAGATCAAATGCCCTTGAGGAAAAGAAGAAGCCTTTTAACTCATATTGCCAGTGACAACTGGACAGGGCAGTGAAACAGCTGTAGTTGTCCATGTGGCAAATGCCAATTGGTATAGATCTGCAACTAATCCTTCTGAATAGGAGACAGGTCGTACCAAGCGCCCTTCCCCCCACAGAGACCAGCTTTAGCCAGCTAAGTGGGGCAACAGTAACggctatatttttaattttttgtgtctacttatttcatttaaaatttcacGTGGCAAATACAGTGTCCCAATAATCAGATGACGTGGCTAATAGGATAGTGAAATTGAGGGTATTGTTTGCCCTCGGTCTTGTAGGGGAAGCCATAGCACTGGCTATAAAAAGGCCAGTATTTTGTTTCAGTCTCTGCGAAGAAGAAAGCTTAATCCTTCATCCTCTTatcctctcttctctctcttacCTCTTCGACTTTCTGCAATGTCTGGGCTTGTGGGCTTGCTTGTGGGTCTTGTGCTGGTGGGTTCTGTTAGCTCAGCGAAATTCGATGAGCTATTTCAACCCGGCTGGGCACTTGATCACTTTATCTACGATGGAGAGCTTCTCAGCCTCAAGCTTGATAACTATTCTGGTAAATAATGCTCAAAAGCATCAAGCATTGCTATTTGTTCCTTTTCTTCACAGTTTGCAGCTACCCATTTGTGACTACATAATCCTGATTAGTTTAGGCTAATGATCCTTTATTATGTTATCTTCAGGTGCTGGGTTTCAATCCAAAAGCAAATACATGTTTGGAAAAGTTACAGTTCAGATTAAACTTGTGGAGGGTGATTCTGCTGGAACTGTGACTGCTTTCTATGTAAGTGTGAAGCTAATCGCATTTGATTAGCTAGATTACGTGCTCAGATAGCAGATAATTCACTCATGGGCTCTACTTGAACTCATACGAGTAATAGTAGCAGCAGTAGTAATAATATTATAGTACTAGCTAGGCTACTAGCTGAGCTGCAGCTACCTACTACGCATTGCTCGCCCGTGATTCTCCTTCAAGTCTTTTTCTCATGCATTTATTAGCTTGGTCCCCACCTTCAACCAATAATGAATTCCTTTCCCCTTTAGTAATAATTGTGGTAGCAAGTATTTTTAACATTATTTTTTGCATGATGCAGATGTCGTCAGACGGTCCAAATCACAATGAATTTGATTTCGAGTTCCTGGGTAATACCACAGGGGAACCCTACCTTGTCCAAACCAACGTGTATGTTAACGGTGTAGGAAACAGAGAACAAAGGTTAAATCTTTGGTTTGATCCCACCAAGGACTTCCACTCCTACTCTATCCTTTGGAATCAGCACCAAGTTGTGTAAGCACTCTCAACCCAAATACAGTCTACTAGTTATTtgtaaactaattaaatattttatttattaataatataatagaaATTTCAGTAaagattaattgaaaaaaaaaatgatgcaaATGGTCCCGTGCAGATTTACAGGGATACAGATGTCTGTATTGTGATGGTGGTTTTTGTCTTATAGCTGTTCCGTACATGTATAATATCTTCAGTGAATAGCTCACTGGCATGATTTCAtggatattatttatttttttattcatatttttaatttccaCTTCTGGGTTCTAATTGGGTTTTGATTTTACTGCAGATTTCTAGTGGATGAGACCCCAATCAGATTACACACAAATATGGAAAACAAAGGGGTTCCCTTCCCCAAGGACCAGCCAATGGGTGTATACAGCTCAATATGGAATGCAGATGACTGGGCTACACAGGGAGGCCGTGTCAAAACTGATTGGAGCCATGCTCCTTTTATAGCATCTTACAAGGGTTTTGAAATAAATGGCTGTGAGTGCCCAGTTTCTGTAGCAGCAGCTGATGTTGCTAAGAGATGTAGCAGCAGTGGTGAGAAGAGGTACTGGTGGGATGAACCTACTTTGGCTGAGCTTAATTTGCACCAAAGTCATCAGCTGTTGTGGGTTAAGGCTAACCACATGATCTATGACTACTGCAACGACTCTGCTAGGTTTCCAGTCACTCCTGTAGAGTGCCTCCACCACCGCCACTAGCTAGCTTAGGCTGGTGGTGGGTGTGATTATGGAGGAGATGGGTCATGGGTTGCTCTGGTGGTGGGATTGGTGTtgtaaagaaattaaaatatagggAGCCTGTGGGGAATCAGAAGGGGATATAAACATGTACTCCATGTTTCATATTTTGGTTACTTTAAGAttgtataatattaatattatttgttctttttttttatgaattttatttttgtgaatTGACATTAATGATTAAACTTGCTTTTTTAAAATACTGGTAAAATGTAAAATAGAAATTACTCTGTACTTGGCGACATGCATTATTCATTGGGGTCCCCTGCCGTGTGCAAATTACTTTCTAAGAGAAATCACCTCTTTTTCCATTAAGATTCGTAGTTTTTGCATCGCAATTTGCTTGGTTTTTGGTAATTAGAAGTCAAAAGAATTAATGATGCAGATTATGGTGGGAGGAAAAGTAACATTCTGTTTGTTTTTTTGaaccataaaattaatttttaaaatttaaataattaaatgtaaattttattttattttttattaattcgatTTATCAAGTTAGTATTGGAATTAGGAGGAATGAACTTACTTTcagttttttcttctttattgcaATTCAACTTGTGATTTTAACTTGACTACAATCGGGTTTTTAATCCTGTTcttgatttttaaatataaactaattttatCTATACAAATAATATTAATCCATATTTAACTAATAAAGTGATATGTTTTttcatcttataatttttttattttattttacacattaaaaaaataattttttattatatttattttaaagatattaaattttaagagatattttgaatattcatttaaataaataataattaataaaaattattttaaaaatatagtgcGACTTAACTATATTTCTCACCATAAGGATAaggattaattttttatttttaaattgtgaaagactaaataattagatttaaaaaatataaataatatatatgagattaaattataatttattttcttaaatatcgATATAAAAATTTGGttttttaatttagtatttctatattgtttattaaaatagataaagtaatttaattaaattttaatatagatGAAACAAGCCATTGAGAATATATAaacctttaagttttaaaaatagattaaataagttatttaatttttaaaaataaatcaaataatttctTGATTTTAATTGATATCTTTTCTTTATACTGTTCCTCATCTTTTTGTAATTAACACCCTTTAATATTTATGGGTTTATATTAGATTTTAGTTATAATCAAGTtacaatttaatatatttttatctttttataaaagTTGAACAATTTATGTTTTTCATTTAGAATATGAGGAGCTTATATATTTTTACTGGATTATTAAATTCTTTCTAAagttaaaaaaacttatttaatatatttcaataattaaaaagtttgtttagaaaaaaaatgtaatacccggctagactccggtatcggaattcctaccgtccggtggaatctcggatgtcggaaacctctagaagggtaaaagtatgttgttatgaaatattttcatgtttttaatgattttaagtatgaaatttaatgagtttttacatgaaaagtctttggaggaaaacccaggttcggccgccgaaagtcaagttcggccgccgaacatgcatgcgttttggaggcacgttaggcccccgaaagcatgagtgagggaagtccaggttcggccgccgaacctcatgttcggccgccgaacatggcatgcatgcggaggcacattcggcccccgaacgtggtctggccagccactataaaagggtcccttagccgaaaacaggcGAGTTTTTCCACATTTTCGGCCAatgtgagctttccgccgcccctcacccatttttgatgttcttcctctaaatctttcaagattttcacttgttttcccttggttttgaagatctaagcttttgaaacaagttttggagctttgggaactcaggagctcattttcgtggatctccaagtttaggtcgtctccctctcgatcttcaagaggtaagagccgatcttaagctccttatgtgttttaaataagttttatgcaagatctatgggtagaaatgcatgttagggtatatgttgagtttatgggttttgatgctttgatgaacaatgtagcttgtttatgtgttgttggaagtgttgtagatggggtatatgatagcttgagacccctaggtgtaatgtatgtgaggtatgcatgttttagaactagtttttacatgatttgagcttgggaggcaaaatgtgcatagaggagctgagtttctgcccttcgggagaagctcaggttcggccgccgaagtgactttcggccgccgaaccctcttttgtggaggcagcattcggctgccgaagttgcccccgaaaagagactttcgtctctgtctgggactttcggccgccgaaggtgccgccgaaagtgccctgttcagtcatttcatgcatatttctatgtgatgttttcatgatgttctatggggtttttggggagtattttagagtcatgtttatgtatgttcggtccctcatttgagtccacctgtgtaggttcggacccgagaaatcagggaccccagcagtgagatagctgcttcagagtctgtagagcttcagccagaggtgagtggaatgaaccttaagtttttaaataaatgaaatataactttttggagcatgttcatgcatcatatatgccatgtgatattttaggttgtttgcattagtattcacgaatatgttgcattgcataatatgatgtggatgcggattggctattggatgatcctctagtcctcctatggtatgatatgatgatgatacggtatggattgccagtgaggcccattctacgcccctggactatgttaagagaaagaccagtgaggctcattctacgcccctggcatattggaatattatgttatgttatgtatgcaagagaaagaccagtgaggcccattctacgcccctggcacgattggattatgttgaggactataggtgacaataccatccttatgtgatttgtttgtgatgtgttgcatttcatggaagcatgaaatatttaatatatgttttctctattctgctcactgggctttatagctcacccctctcccctaaccccagatgtgcaggtacagggtagaccaggaggttagccagagtatgaagtgatgttatgtaatagatagattgtggacatgaaaattgtattatgatgtaatgtaaaagagttttaattcatgttatgtaatttgaatattgaggatagagttgtgcttgaccaatacagattgttaatcccacttgtatgtacatggtctttatgatatgagataggaggttatgtttcaaccaagcttatgtatgatgagttaccccattggagcatttgatgagggctccagtggaggtttatgatatgtttatgtttatgtacaggttgagcttggttgttatatgagaatgtttacaggtttatgagttttgttgatcatgtatgggatttacaggtttacaggatatatgtcaggcttgctacgggtcccgggggccttacgccgatctggatcctagtgccggtagcggtccggattttcgggctgttacagaatggtattagagccctaggttcatatggtcggacctagagtgtcgggctcatagatgttatagaaggtcaagcacaataggaaaagtcatgtccactaggataggatatggagtcctgtcttgtatgatgatgtgaaatgccatgataatatgcatgtgcattgatgatatgttatgtatgctatgtatgtgatgagggttcatgtgtgcccacatgaaccatatgatgctgatgtttgtgctatgtgtggtttttcagaagacaggatgagaggaactcgtcgatcagcaagattgactggagtgccacctgaggatgagggcatgagcgcccgtcctccagcattgccgagggcaatgtctagtaggtctagcagagaaagagcagcaagagaccctagaaggtctttggatctgggtagaagcagatcagtcagaggaacagttcagggaggagtgtctgagggcatgggggatgatatggatgtagaacaGAGAAGGGATgacagtttgggagtcagtatgtcagaagaaggaatgggagagtctcaaggaggcactcaggcctcgggatttgtacagccacctcactacccacatttctcacaacatcccgggtattcgatgggaggtacatcggattaccctagtttcaccccttatcccacacagatgccatacccaccatacttgtaatacccggctagactccggtatcgggattcctaccgtctggtggaatctcggttgtcggaaacctttagaagggtaaaactatgattttatgatatgttttaatgtatttcatgtttttaagtaagaattaaatgagtttttgcatgaacaatctttggaggaaaacccaggttcggccgccgaactttgaggttcggccgccgaacatgcatgctttcggagggactttaggcgcccgaaaattttgagtgagggaaatgcaggttcggccgccgaactccaagttcggctgccgaaccttgcatgcatgcggaggcactttcggcccccgaacgtggcctggccagccacctataaaaggggcacttagccgaaatgggagagttttctcccattttcagccgcagcaagcttccgacctccctctcccaaatcttgtgtttttccttcaatccccgccatttttctttgagttttaaggttccacaaaagtttttgagtgtttttaagcaagtttggagcttggaagtcttggagctaaatccctccattttccgagctagggtcgttcttcctctcgatcttcaagaggtaagcttcgatctatgcttcttttatgttttatgaaagttttatgcaagttgatggggtagaatgcatgtttaggcttgttgttaagtttatgttgtgatttgaacaatgtatgttggaaatgtgttgtttgaagtgttgtaattggggtatattatagtttgagacccctaggtgtgatgtatgatgtgtatgcatgtgtagaaacaagtttatgcatgttttgaggcgttttggaggctgtggacacaagggagccgagtttctgcccttcagcagaaactcaggttcggccgccgaagtgactttcggctgccgaacccccttgtggaggcagtttcggctgccgaagcctgcccccgaaactcaagtttcgtctctgtctgggaggttcggccgccgaaagtgccgccgaacctgcatgactttcggctgcagagggactttcggccgccgaacctgccgccgaaagtgccctgttcagccatttcttacatgttttcatgtgatgttttcaggatgttttagggggggtttttggggagtattttagagtcatgttcatgtatgtttggtccctcatttgagtccacctgtgtaggttcggacccgaggaaccgagacccccagcagtgagccagctgcttcagagtctcttcagagctagccagaggtgagtggaataaactttaagttttaaagcaaattaatgaaatgttttagcatgattcacgcatcatgtatgccatgagatattttaggttgtttgcattagaattcacgaatatgttgcattgcataccttgttgttgatgtggatgaatgttgaatgatccattagcccttgtatgtcatgatagcctatgtgagtccaggtgtgcctgctacggctctacgcccctggcactatgacagattatggaagtccgggtgtgcctgctacggctctacgcccccggcatgtataagtaagaaagataggggctaaatggtgacaagttcatccttgttgtgaaatgtttgtgttatggcgcatacatgaaagcatgatttaaaattgatgttttattattctgctcactgggctctagtagctcaccccactccctttatccccagagttgcaggtacaggatagatcgggaagtcggctagagtgaagttaagtcatgtatgttgtaatagatagtagtggacatgaacatgatgtaatgagtacttatgaccatgtaatgtaattaatgatttgatgatgtattgaggattatagtagtgcttgacctagaggtgtgtgaatccccattatgtacagagtatttaatgagtaatgatgttaatgaccatgattatccaagctgatatgtatgatgatgataccccattggagtatttgatgaggactccagtgtggggtttatgtatgattttgtgcatgcacaggttttgcttggataagagaaaagaaaaattttacagatcatgtatatgttgttatgtgtgggattccacaggtttacaggaggaatgtaggcttgctacgggtcccggcggccttaagccgatctggatcctagcgccggtaacgggtcggattttcgggtcgttacagagtggtatcagagccctaggttcatatggtcggacctagagtgtcgggctcatagatgttctagaaggtcaagcacactaggaaaatcatgtccactaggataggatgtagagtcctgtctatatgatgatatgatatgccatgatgatatgcatgtgcataaatgctacgatgtgatgctatgtatgtgatgagggttcatgtgtttccacatgaaccatatgatgctaatgattgcttgtgctatgtgctgtttttcagaggatagaatgagaggaactcgtcgatctgcacgattgactggagtgccacctcaggacgagggcgctgatgcccgtccttcagcattgcctagggcaatgtccagtaggtccaacagagacagagtagctagagaccctagaaggtctttggatctgggaagaagcagatcagtaaggggaacagtgcagggaggaatgtctgaggatatggaagtagaccagaggagggatggcagtctcggtgtgagcatgccggaagagggcatgggagaatcagaaggaggcactcaggcctcgagttatgtccagccacatcactacccaccctattcacaccatccagggtattcgatgggaggtacatcggataaccccagttttagtccttatcctccacatatgccatacccaccttactacccaccatactctcagtaccccatgtacccacctccacctccctataccagtacagcaaaccctaccccaggggatgttgcacctccaccaccaccagtacctactgtcccggaaacacaagtacccaaacctacctcatctggagggagcaaggtcaagatgaacgattacatgaagttgggtgctccccagtaccgagcaggcgatgacccatttgagtatctgagcagggtcaagactattacagatgagataggggctgatgacagtagagccattcagatggctgggttcacactggagtgcaagaaggcacgtggttggtttaagaactatgtgaacccaagagcggacagtatgtcctgggaggagttcgcaaatgagtttgcaggatgggctttccctgagagctctagagagcagaagatgatagaattcgagcagttgaggcagactgatcagatgagtgtggaggagtacacagacaggttcctggagttgttgccatatgctgggcagaatttggacacagatcaaaagaagtcaagtagatatattatgaggctacactccaggtattcctctttgatacagtcagcagagagggagagtttccatgccatagtggatatggctaggagaatggaggctagtgctatcattgaggggaaggtaaaacagtcagtggcacagtcttctggttccaagaccccaggtggggaaaggttagactcttcttctctaagtgcagcagttgcaggcagtaagaagtgggacagaggccacagaaaatctaagaagaataagttctggaataagatcaagtcaggtctgggtttaggcagtggctcaagctctggcgcagaggttacagcatgtatgagatgtgggagaccacacaagggagtatgtctggcagggacaaacacatgtttcaggtgcggacaggcgggtcatttggctcgagattgtcctagagcagcctttgcagcaccgtctcagcagacagcctccggcagtgtggtgcagccagtagctccagccgcaacacaggccagtggcagaggcagagggagagggtcagcctcttcatcagcaggatacagaggtgaaggtccatcagctccggcacggatcttcactatgactcagcaggaggccaacacatccaacaccgtggtggcaggtaatctcatcattggttgttctgatgtgtatgccttaatggacccgggtgcatctcattcttttattgctccgagagtcatggagagggtaggattgatggtctctgggttagagtgtcccctatgagtcagtggacccaagtgtgacccgtcagtggcagaggcagtctgcca
This genomic interval from Manihot esculenta cultivar AM560-2 chromosome 12, M.esculenta_v8, whole genome shotgun sequence contains the following:
- the LOC110628633 gene encoding xyloglucan endotransglucosylase/hydrolase protein 9 encodes the protein MSGLVGLLVGLVLVGSVSSAKFDELFQPGWALDHFIYDGELLSLKLDNYSGAGFQSKSKYMFGKVTVQIKLVEGDSAGTVTAFYMSSDGPNHNEFDFEFLGNTTGEPYLVQTNVYVNGVGNREQRLNLWFDPTKDFHSYSILWNQHQVVFLVDETPIRLHTNMENKGVPFPKDQPMGVYSSIWNADDWATQGGRVKTDWSHAPFIASYKGFEINGCECPVSVAAADVAKRCSSSGEKRYWWDEPTLAELNLHQSHQLLWVKANHMIYDYCNDSARFPVTPVECLHHRH